The Leadbetterella byssophila DSM 17132 DNA window AGACTCATTCTCCAAAATTCCACCTATCTGTAGGTAAGGACTTCTAATTTTTGGCATAGTTTTAGCTATAAGTAATGCAACGGGACTCCGACCTGTTGCATTTTTGCTTGTCGGTTTTCTCGTCAATGAACTTGATAAAAAATCGACAGTATGAAATTTTTTACTCGAATCTGCTTGGTGATAGGGGGGCTATGTATGGCTTTGACTTCACAGGCACAGCAAGAAGTTCTGTATTCCCAATACATGTTTAATATGTTGGCCTTAAATCCTGCGTACGCGGGAAGCAGGGATGTATTAAGCATTACTGCACTGGGCAGATACCAGTGGATTGGGGTAAATGGGGCTCCAAACACGCATTCTTTAACCTTAGATATGCCTTTTCAAAACGAAAAGATGGGGGTGGGGATAACCGCCTACAATGATAATATCGGGAAATGGAATACTACCGGGCTAAACCTAGCTTATGCCTATAAATTTAAATTAACAGAGAGGACTACCATGTCCTTGGGATTACAGCCTACCGTGATGAACGTAAGTGCAAATCTGGCCGGTGTCAAAACCTTTGAAGGAGGAGATCCTTCTTTTGTGGATGATATTTCCAGATTCTTGGTGAATGCCGGGTTAGGTACTTTTATCAGTAATGACAAGGCGTATTTTGGTATTTCTGTACCTCAGTTAATTGAGCAAAGGATATCACCTAATCCGGACGGTAAAGGTAAAACTCAGAGGCATTATTTCGCCATGATGGGTTTGGTGTTAGGAAAGGGGCATTTTAAAGTTAAGCCCTCAACCGTTATTCGTGTAACTAAAGGTGCTCCGGTAGGTTTAGATGGGAACTTAAATGTTTGGTATAGAGATAAGATTTCTTTGGGTGTTTCTGCTCGTAAGTCGCAAATGGTATTCTCAGGAACTGATCAGATGGATGCCTTTGTGGGAATGGTAGAATTACAATTGACTCCTCAGTTGCGTTTAGGATTTGCTTATGATACAGCCCTAGGTAGATTGAATGAGGAGATTGACGGACAAACATTTTATAAGAAGATCGCAGGTACGCCTACTTATGAGGGATATCTACGTTTCGAATTTGGATTCAGCAAGGATAAAATCATTACGCCTCGCTACTTCTGATGCTAAACCTAAATATGATGAAAAGAACTTTACTTATACTGCTATTTTCCGTTTGGAGCACAGTGGTATTTGGTCAAAACGTGCTGATCAAGACTGCAAACCACTATTACGAAAGCATGAGTTACATCAAGGCTATCACCGCTTATGAAGAGGCTTTGAAGAAAAAGGGTCTGTCAGAAGTGGAGAAGGCTCTTGTGATGAAGAATTTGGCGGATAGTTATTTAAAGATTAAGGATGCCACAAATGGAGAGCGTGTTTTACAAACGCTGTTGAATTCTGGAATAGATCTGGGTTCAGATAAGCCTGCTCTTATTCTTTCTTACGCCAAAGCATTAGCGAGTAATGCGAAGTACACAGAATCCCAACAGCAATTTGAGAATTATTTGCAGTTGGTTCAAAATGATTCCAGAGCCCAAGGTTTTGCCAAGTTATACAGTGATGTAAGTGTGCTGTCAAAGAATGCTCCATGTTATCAAGTGGATTATTTGCCTATCAATACCACTGCTGCTGATTTTTCACCGGTGAAATATCAGAATGGTTTAGTGTTTGTTTCGAATAGGCAGAATGCTGTGGGATTAAAAAGAGTATTTGAGTGGAATAATAGTCCCTTCTTGGATTTGTTTCATTTAGAGGAGATCGGGAAAGCAGAAGGGGGAGAAGCCGGTATGGGCGGTGCAGGTTCTAACAAGAATGTGAAGCTGAAAAAAATGCCTGAGGTTGGGAGAGATGAGTACACAGAACCTACGGCTAATGATTCACATACACTGGGTACCTTTGGTGGTGGAAATATTGGTAGAAAAGCTAATTATAGCAGCAAGGCTGCGGTGGAGAGTGATAGAATGAATAAAACCATCAATTCTAAATATCACGAAGGACCCATAGCTTTTTATAAGGATGGTCAAAGGGCCATTTTTACCCGAAATAACATGAAAGGCAATACTCCTAAGAAGAGTGATGATGGTATCATTAAACTTAAGTTGTATTCGGCAGAAGCAAAAAGTAACGGTTGGACGAATATAAAGGAATTGCCTTTTAACTCGGATCAATTCTCTACCGGTCACCCTTCACTTTCAGCAGATGAAAAACTTTTGTTCTTTGTTTCAGATATGCCCGGAGGTTATGGCGGTACAGATATCTATGTTTCCAAATGGGAGGGTAGTGACTGGGGTGCGCCTATAAATTTGGGAGATAAAGTAAACACACCAGGAAATGAGATGTTTCCATTCGTAGATGAGGCTGGAAACCTATATTTCTCTTCTGATGGCCATCCTGGTTTAGGAGACTTGGATATATTCTTTGTCAGATTAGATGGAACAAGTGCTAGCAGCAAGGCCGTAAACTTAGGTGTGCCGATTAATTCAAGTAAAGACGATTTTGGTATTATTACCGATAAAGATAGGAAAAGCGGATACTTCTCTTCTAACAGAAAAGAAGGCGGAGACGATGATGATATTTATAGATTTGAAAGATCCTGTGAAGTAACGGAAGGTTGTGAGCTCTTGATTGCCGTGTATGATGCGGATACTAAAATGCCATTAGCACATGCAAAAGTGGTGTACAAAGATGAAAATGGAGCAAGGCAAGTAGTGGAGACAGATGATGAAGGTATAGTAAAGCTAGGAAATATAGTGGAAGGTGTACAGTATCAGTTTGAAGCTTCCAGAGAAGGGTATGAAACGAACATTGTGCCTTTCTTTATTGAAGAATGCGATAACGAGGCTTCAAGACTTGAGATTCCTTTGACAAGGCCAAATCGTGATACCACTGATCTAGTAAATAGAAACGGTAATCCGAATGCAAAAACATGTGTAGTTAGAGGAAGAGTATTTGAACTAAGTAGCAAAGCTCCGATGGAAGGAGTGGAAGTACTAGTGAAGAATGAATGTAACGGTTCTGTCATTACCGTATATTCAAACAAAGACGGATACTTCCAGTTTGATGCGGTGGAGGGATGTGATTACACCTTCCAAGGTAAAAAGCCGGGTTATGGTTCGAAAGAGGTTCAGCTTCCTAAGTTCCTTTGTGTAGATGCTGCCAAACAGCAACCTGTGATCTACATGTTCAAGGAGGGTGATGTAGTAGTGATAGAAAATATCTATTTCGACTATGGTAAATATTATATCAGAAGAGATGCTAGAGAAGGTTTGGATAAGTTGG harbors:
- a CDS encoding PorP/SprF family type IX secretion system membrane protein, with translation MKFFTRICLVIGGLCMALTSQAQQEVLYSQYMFNMLALNPAYAGSRDVLSITALGRYQWIGVNGAPNTHSLTLDMPFQNEKMGVGITAYNDNIGKWNTTGLNLAYAYKFKLTERTTMSLGLQPTVMNVSANLAGVKTFEGGDPSFVDDISRFLVNAGLGTFISNDKAYFGISVPQLIEQRISPNPDGKGKTQRHYFAMMGLVLGKGHFKVKPSTVIRVTKGAPVGLDGNLNVWYRDKISLGVSARKSQMVFSGTDQMDAFVGMVELQLTPQLRLGFAYDTALGRLNEEIDGQTFYKKIAGTPTYEGYLRFEFGFSKDKIITPRYF
- a CDS encoding OmpA family protein, which gives rise to MMKRTLLILLFSVWSTVVFGQNVLIKTANHYYESMSYIKAITAYEEALKKKGLSEVEKALVMKNLADSYLKIKDATNGERVLQTLLNSGIDLGSDKPALILSYAKALASNAKYTESQQQFENYLQLVQNDSRAQGFAKLYSDVSVLSKNAPCYQVDYLPINTTAADFSPVKYQNGLVFVSNRQNAVGLKRVFEWNNSPFLDLFHLEEIGKAEGGEAGMGGAGSNKNVKLKKMPEVGRDEYTEPTANDSHTLGTFGGGNIGRKANYSSKAAVESDRMNKTINSKYHEGPIAFYKDGQRAIFTRNNMKGNTPKKSDDGIIKLKLYSAEAKSNGWTNIKELPFNSDQFSTGHPSLSADEKLLFFVSDMPGGYGGTDIYVSKWEGSDWGAPINLGDKVNTPGNEMFPFVDEAGNLYFSSDGHPGLGDLDIFFVRLDGTSASSKAVNLGVPINSSKDDFGIITDKDRKSGYFSSNRKEGGDDDDIYRFERSCEVTEGCELLIAVYDADTKMPLAHAKVVYKDENGARQVVETDDEGIVKLGNIVEGVQYQFEASREGYETNIVPFFIEECDNEASRLEIPLTRPNRDTTDLVNRNGNPNAKTCVVRGRVFELSSKAPMEGVEVLVKNECNGSVITVYSNKDGYFQFDAVEGCDYTFQGKKPGYGSKEVQLPKFLCVDAAKQQPVIYMFKEGDVVVIENIYFDYGKYYIRRDAREGLDKLVSLMREYPNMKVELYSHTDSRSSKEFNQTLSENRAKSTAEYLFKRGISRSRIVDYKGFGENQLVNGCADGVKCSEAEHQLNRRTEIKVVQLH